One window from the genome of Plasmodium relictum strain SGS1 genome assembly, chromosome: 12 encodes:
- the SRPK2 gene encoding serine/threonine protein kinase, putative, whose product MQRTEKKKFSLFEIVEDFNSKCTYYKNKNITNFMFSNNASTKNSSNNDERKEFLQIFNDFIRRLNNLHRDFLEYNNTYENYENLDISYNEDKNINYIDNEENKDISDTEYSIEKNLNNEKKIKESSTRNINENERMVEEKKRTKSIDMEKIKLINNSNINDLLKNDKKCSLQISEECHTDFSSESSFTNTNESSENEDAANKINDTLIKYVIDLDYALNIRRISKENLIEEIKEFYSIHNNNIRLNDYSKYLSYEIINILKKKIDEDNFNFINRYENPFKNNKFFFNIPHNYFFIKNYSDQNKEILYKSNNTNYEKSLNGVNTHALSYNSSSVNGNTYNLCANSILSRNNSYNKFSSPNFGSLERHLSPNFGSFDENNNNEDFNFKDENKFHKNYEYEEEKCNNFFKYNSNNEPIDNNNVLTKHSTTPSSKNMNTSNSPDYSRNYNNEDELTKNLNDRTELENDHIYEINNTENKKNNLSSNTSDFYQSISDFYKNKENYNCDENNSTYIRKSSLFLNSNETDINSNNKNSHENRENIINLCFDDELSSAITLNNDSSSNKDKKNYYPSEKDNDIINYKTDRSNRNIYDEKDKKYMEKLGEYEKDESRWFEEYCNGDYNLFRSKQLKKKKEIMIHYLNSLSNNNKKNEELGENDINKIGNIYYNNGNTNLDSENNYDNMYNVINLKVIYENNKCEFGSNEEISFFPNQIILNKYQVLKILSKTKFSTTLKCLNLHYKKDRKHKKRCPISTDINDKENIHRSFDENISISLRNLKNGKNINNFNEYIKKENYDSKKNFLRNNINRRKEYKYVCLKVMKNGKSFLDQGLFELIVLNLLCNENKINDKNNDELTNKNIIQLYDYFYFKEHLIIVTEYMQSDLYNYFIKKGKIGTIGQLQVLAKNLLEGIAYIHSKNLIHCDLKPENIMINMRKRKSGKQQQKKSREDINVKEINYYNSKNFKDLKITKNDSLEHGLHIYNNNQDNFLPSSNKNNLDNVDNFNSYNAHNKLSNNLDICHKDLKNPNDVNKYYIDSNEFSNYSNKLSNDLYSQGNNSNNSDNLHIFSNEKFDKIKIIDFNSAIYESDKLEMYVQTRSYRSPEVLLQQNYDRKIDIWSLGCVLFEFLTKKILFDHQNIYRFIYSIVSYIGHFPFYMIYECKIPYIFTKHGLIILKKFVLDKNYENYVKEKQIDEIDDQEVIFNSKDFFRLNKKGDFENDILQRKQDTEVSSKQKNQEVFYDVCYPSDNLLKNNFHIGDILFIDFLLSLLQIDPCKRLDSTQALKHPWLTPNMYEDGL is encoded by the coding sequence atgcaaagaacagaaaaaaaaaaattttcactTTTTGAAATCGTTGAAGATTTTAATAGCAAATGTACATactataaaaacaaaaacataACCAATTTTATGTTTTCAAATAATGCATCTACAAAAAATTCAAGTAATAATGATGAAAGAAAAGAGTTTTTAcaaatttttaatgattttataAGGAGACTTAATAATTTGCATCGTGACTTTTTAGAATACAACAATACAtatgaaaattatgaaaatctAGATATAAGTTATAAcgaagataaaaatataaattacatagataatgaagaaaataaagatataagTGATACAGAATATTCTATtgagaaaaatttaaataatgaaaaaaaaataaaagaaagcAGTACAAGAAACATTAACGAAAATGAAAGAATggtagaagaaaaaaaaagaactaaGAGCATAGAtatggaaaaaataaaattaataaataattcaaatattaatgatttattaaaaaatgataaaaaatgtaGTCTTCAAATAAGTGAAGAATGCCATACTGATTTTAGCAGTGAATCTTCATTTACTAATACAAACGAAAGTAGTGAAAATGAAGATGCAgctaataaaataaatgatactTTAATAAAGTATGTTATAGATTTAGACTATGCACTAAATATTAGGAGAATATCAAAGGAAAACTTAATAGAAGAAATCAAGGAGTTTTATAGTATAcacaataataatataagatTGAATGATTATTCAAAGTATTTAAGCTATGAAatcattaatatattaaaaaaaaaaattgatgaagataatttcaattttattaacagATATGAAAACCCTTtcaaaaataacaaattttttttcaatattcctcataattatttttttataaaaaattacagtgatcaaaataaagaaattttatataaatctaataatacaaattatgaaaaaagtttaaatgGTGTAAATACACATGCATTGTCTTACAATTCATCTAGTGTTAATGGAAATACTTATAATTTATGTGCAAATAGCATATTAAGCAGAAATAAttcttataataaatttagttCTCCTAATTTTGGATCATTAGAACGTCATCTTTCTCCTAATTTTGGATCatttgatgaaaataataataatgaagattTTAACTttaaagatgaaaataaatttcacaaaaattatgaatatgAAGAGgaaaaatgtaataatttttttaaatataattcaaaCAATGAACCAATAGATAATAACAATGTTTTAACTAAACATTCAACTACACCATCatcaaaaaatatgaatacaTCAAATTCTCCTGATTATAGtagaaattataataatgaagatgAATTAACTAAAAATTTGAATGATAGAACGGAATTAGAGAATGAtcatatatatgaaataaataacacagaaaataaaaaaaataatttaagcaGTAATACAAGTGATTTTTATCAAAGCATAAGtgatttttacaaaaataaagaaaactACAATtgtgatgaaaataatagtaCATATATTCGAAAAAgttctctttttttaaatagtaaTGAAACTGAtataaattcaaataataagAATAGTCACGAAAATagagaaaatattattaatttatgcTTTGATGATGAATTATCTAGTGCAATAACCTTAAACAATGATTCATCTtcaaataaagataaaaagaattattatcCTTCAGAAAAAGATAATGATATAATCAATTATAAAACAGATCGTAGCAATAGGAATATATATGATGAAAAAGATAAGAAATATATGGAGAAATTGGGGGAATATGAAAAGGATGAAAGTAGATGGTTTGAAGAGTACTGTAATGGagattataatttatttagatcaaagcaattaaaaaaaaaaaaggaaataatgattcattatttaaatagcCTATcaaataacaataaaaaaaacgaaGAATTAGGCGagaatgatataaataaaataggcAATATTTATTACAACAACGGCAATACTAATTTGGATagtgaaaataattatgataatatGTATAATGTAATTAATTTAAAggttatatatgaaaataacaaATGTGAATTTGGCTCTAATGAGGAAATAAGTTTCTTTCCTaatcaaattattttaaataagtatcaagttttaaaaattttatccaAGACTAAATTTAGTACTACACTAAAATGCCTGAATctacattataaaaaagatagaaaacataaaaaaaggtGCCCTATAAGTACTGATATtaatgataaagaaaatatacataGAAGTTTCGATGAAAATATATCTATATCCTTAaggaatttaaaaaatggaaaaaatataaataatttcaatgaatatattaaaaaagaaaactatgattcgaaaaaaaatttcctaagaaataatattaatagaaGAAAAGAATATAAGTATGTATGTTTAAAAGTAatgaaaaatggaaaaagtTTTTTAGATCAAGGattatttgaattaattGTTTTAAATTTGTTGTGTAATGAAAATAAGATAAATGATAAGAACAATGACGAAttaactaataaaaatattattcagttgtatgattatttttattttaaagaacATTTAATAATTGTAACTGAATATATGCAGAGCGATTTGTAcaattatttcattaaaaaggGAAAAATAGGAACTATTGGTCAATTACAAGTATTGgctaaaaatttattagaaGGAATAGCATATATTCattctaaaaatttaatacatTGTGATTTAAAACCTGAAAATATTATGATTAATatgagaaaaagaaaaagtggtaaacaacaacaaaaaaagagTAGAGAAGATATTAATGTAAAGGAAATAAACTATTAcaattcaaaaaattttaaagatttaaaaataacaaaaaatgatTCTTTAGAACATGGtttacatatttataataataatcaagataattttttaccCAGCtcaaataagaataatttaGACAATGTTGATAACTTTAATAGCTATAATGCACATAATAAACTGAGTAATAATTTAGATATTTGTCATAAGGATTTAAAAAATCCTAATGATGTGAATAAATACTATATTGATTCAAATGAATTTAGTAATTACTCAAATAAATTAAGTAATGATTTATACAGCCAAggaaataattcaaataactCTGATAACTTGCATATTTTTAGTAATGAAAAATtcgataaaattaaaataatagatTTTAATAGTGCTATATATGAAAGTGACAAATTAGAAATGTATGTTCAGACAAGATCCTACAGATCACCTGAAGTACTTTTACAGCAAAATTACGACAGAAAAATTGATATATGGAGTTTAGGTTGTGTActatttgaatttttaactaaaaaaatattatttgatcatcaaaatatatatcgGTTTATATATTCTATAGTTTCTTATATTGGACATTTTCCATTTTATATGATATATGAATGTAAAATaccatatatttttacaaaacatggtttaataatattgaaaaaatttgttcttgataaaaattatgagaaTTATgttaaagaaaaacaaattgATGAAATTGATGATCAAgaagttatttttaattcaaaagATTTTTTTCGTTTAAACAAAAAAGGGGATTttgaaaatgatatattaCAAAGAAAACAAGATACTGAAGTCTCATCTAAACAAAAGAATCAAGAAGTTTTTTATGATGTTTGCTATCCAAGTGataatcttttaaaaaataactttcACATTGgtgatatattatttattgatTTCCTCTTATCATTATTGCAAATAGATCCATGCAAACGACTTGATTCAACTCAAGCATTGAAACATCCATGGCTTACACCAAATATGTATGAAGATGGTCTataa